From a region of the Arachis ipaensis cultivar K30076 chromosome B09, Araip1.1, whole genome shotgun sequence genome:
- the LOC107618862 gene encoding uncharacterized protein LOC107618862 isoform X2 — MSYMWNNMISTYILLFTSSCMLPVLVLPPVPKGMPQLSELEISQCNLMKKVVFEDDDASTMNDETGETIQFPLLHSLSLQHLDALECFYSHQPTSSPIFLFNNQCASVILFRVVFSCNRVLKS; from the exons ATGTCTTATATGTGGAACAA TATGATCTCTACTTATATACTGTTGTTCACttcttcatgcatgcttcctGTTCTAGTGCTACCCCCTGTTCCAAAAG GGATGCCTCAGCTTTCAGAGTTGGAAATTTCTCAATGCAATCTTATGAAAAAGGTAGTGTTTGAAGATGATGATGCAAGTACAATGAATGATGAAACTGGCGAAACTATTCAGTTTCCATTGCTCCATTCTCTGTCTCTGCAACATTTGGATGCGCTTGAATGCTTCTATTCTCATCAGCCAACATCTTCTCCAATATTCCTTTTCAATAATCAA TGTGCCTCGGTCATTCTTTTCAGGGTTGTATTCTCTTGTAACCGAGTATTAAAATCTTGA
- the LOC107618862 gene encoding uncharacterized protein LOC107618862 isoform X1, translating into MFLIFVSIFLLFFSMISTYILLFTSSCMLPVLVLPPVPKGMPQLSELEISQCNLMKKVVFEDDDASTMNDETGETIQFPLLHSLSLQHLDALECFYSHQPTSSPIFLFNNQCASVILFRVVFSCNRVLKS; encoded by the exons ATGTTCCTTATTTTTGTCTCgatttttcttctgtttttcagTATGATCTCTACTTATATACTGTTGTTCACttcttcatgcatgcttcctGTTCTAGTGCTACCCCCTGTTCCAAAAG GGATGCCTCAGCTTTCAGAGTTGGAAATTTCTCAATGCAATCTTATGAAAAAGGTAGTGTTTGAAGATGATGATGCAAGTACAATGAATGATGAAACTGGCGAAACTATTCAGTTTCCATTGCTCCATTCTCTGTCTCTGCAACATTTGGATGCGCTTGAATGCTTCTATTCTCATCAGCCAACATCTTCTCCAATATTCCTTTTCAATAATCAA TGTGCCTCGGTCATTCTTTTCAGGGTTGTATTCTCTTGTAACCGAGTATTAAAATCTTGA